The DNA segment TATCCGTAAAATATTTATCAAGAAGCTGCAGTTCGTTCAGAACGCTGCTGCCCGAGTCCTCACTAAGACTAAGAGTGGACCATATAACTCCAGTTCTAAGATTTTTACACTGCCCTCCTGTCTGTCacagaatagattttaaaattctctTGCTGGTTTCAAAATATCTGAATGGTCCAAATATTTCTGATCTCTGGACTATAATGAACCAACTAGAACCCAACTAGGACCGGGTACAAAGCTCCTCTTACTCGGTTACAACCAAACACAATTATACATCATTCAGCTTCTGTACTCCTTACCTGCGGAACAAACTCCGTGAATGAATCACACCTGCTGAAATGTTCaattgttttaagtcaagaagaaaaacttttttatttactgtagcATTTCTGTAATTTATCATTATGTACTATATTgctttatatgtatttttaaatgttgctttagGACTTTTTTTATTATGGAAACCATTTTGAATTCTCTTGTACATAAAATTAGCTAtaacttacaaataaacttgcctggctttaaataataaagtaatacttgtcttatttgagtaaaattactGGCCACTGTAGCCAGAACAGTAACTTCTTTGAATAATCCCTGCGCAGCATCAGTAATTTAGAGATCTTAGTTCTTTGGCTGTTTACATGCAGAATGTCTGAGATTATCTCTTGCAGAAAAATCAGGCAGTTTTGACAAGCTGTTTTAACCAATAAtacaccagacacagacacttAGACTTTATGTTAAAAAGACTTACAaaagtttaattgttttaatattatttcataTCTGCTGAAACTGCTGTATCATTTGGAGATTAGGTGAAAGTAATTTACTCAGCTTTAACACATTTATTCTACTGTAAGTGCTGGTTTCATAAATTTTATGgtgaaaaaacataatttggaAAAGTGCCTCTTCtgcctgaatttattttgtaattatgttatttattttttttatctttactctTTAAATTACCAACATTTGTACATTACcttgtattttttctgtctgattccaTCTATTTTTGATCGTGCTTATTCAAGAAATTGTTGCCCTGTCATTAtgcaacacaaaacaacatgaagaaaaagCATTCCAAAAAtaagtgataaataaaaatatatttatcccTATATCAAGTGAAGCTAGCAAATAGTTTCATCTCACCAAAGTGAGATGAAACtataaaaaagtattcaaataaaaacctgcggtatttttttccattatagAGACATCTAAACCTTCTTGCCACTGATGATGTGTGAGGGTAGAGCTTTGAGCCAAACATTTATCGTTATCATCGTCACCATTAAACAGATTTTGAGAATTTgaactttctttcaaaatgacATAAATCTCAAGATATAAAAGTTTGGGTAAAGTGGAAAATTAAGCTTCAATTTATAGTTTAGATTTCTCATTGGATTCCTTGTTAGTAAGATCCCGGCAATCccataaaatatgtaaattgtACTTTTGCTAACTTCTACATGAGTAGTTTCTTGGGCgtcttctttttacttttacttgagtaaaaatatattgaagcgCTAAGTATAATTATTTACCCTTTTCCTTCCTGTAGGCGGTGCACATTCCCGTGAAATGCTTGCAACAACCACAGATGAAGAAAGTACTGTTGTGCGACATGCCGTAAATCATGTGGCACTGTTGAGcaatacttaatattttgttgttcttaaaaGAGAAACTGTCTCATCAGGCGTTCACCAACTGAGTCCAAACATTGCCTGACTTTCGATTTTACAGTACTTTCGATTTTTGATGTGATTTGTACCGACATACACGTTTCAATTTTTCGGAAAATCCGCGAAGTGATCGTGTTTTCCTGTGTGACATAAGGAACTACACTAACCGCATTCTGTTGTAGAAGAACAGGGTTTGTCCAGTGATCCTGTTTCTGCCACCCCCCGCTCCACAAAACGATGCTGGTCACCGTTTTCTGCGCGCCGAGGGATCGCCCAGAAACCACGTTTGCCCTCGACGTGTCCCCGGAGCTGGAGCTGAGGGACTTTGTAGCACTTTGTGAACTGGAGTCAGGAATCCCAGCTGGGGAAATCCAGGCAAGACCCAAACTGGATGTAGCCGCGGAGCTAACTCAGCTAGCCGCTAACGTAGCTAGCATGAATCGCACTGTTGATGATTTGGCGCTTGAGCTGTTACGAAACATGAGttattaacaacaaatattctTTTAGACATATGTTTCACTCATTTATTAGAACATTATAGATAAAGAGTCATCTACCATAGCGTGAGCTTAGTGTCAAACCTATAAAGTAAACTGTATGTGAACAAATTAAGTAGTTATCAGTAGCTAAATGTTACTGGTTGGCTTATCAAGATAAAGAGAAAGTGTAAGCTTATAGCTTAAGGTCCAGTGAAATGTTAACAGCTTTGACACTAAATACAGCTGTATAAATctgctgttatttttgtattagGAACCAGTTGGAAAGTTCAGTGTTTTCATTGGCCTTGTGTTTGATCTCAACTAACTATTTAGTTGTGCCAATAGACTGGCTGGAGGTCTGAAGTAGACAATTTTTCCCTTGATCAGGTCTAAACAGAGATTGACGGATCAAATACTGAAGTcaggttttatttcataattatgaaaaGCGTCAAATCAAAGAAATCCCATTTATTAGCTATAAACATATCACTGAATCATGTGTACAGTGGTCTTCTTTtgagtttaagaaaaataatgtttattatttctaaGATATATACACATTTAGAGCATAtaaaatactgtgcagttattaaaagtaacatacttttattcaaagaaatgtgcaactgagtAGGAAAAATTAACGGTACAGATTGTGCTCATATTTGTGTaccaaaagaacaaaatgtgtttccctCAGCGTCCAGCAATCTTTACTGAAGAAGCACTAGAGTTCAGCAACAGCTTCACGTTGGGTGAGAAACACtaggaaaaatagaaaaacaacaagaaaaaattatttgatgtgTAAATTGATACTGTGATAATCGCTTCAACTTAACAAAAACATTGGAATATGTATGAACCACAAAAGGCCTGATTGGTGGatctctaaacatttttaatttaagaaaatttaaatagaaTGCATTAACACATAATTGTATACTCTTTGGTCTAAGACTGTACAAAAATTAACTGATTTAGTTTGACGGAAAAGCAGTCTTCTGGGATACTTTGCCAGATTCCTAACAGAatcttctgtcatttttaatttgggaTGTTTCCCAGAAGATCCATGAACCGGGTCAGAAACGTAGAGGTCCTGGTTATTTGGATACCTGTTACAGAATATGCAGTGTATTAGGAGAAAAAGCAGGCAGCGGTGAATCTGATGATACTAATCTCTGTTCTCTGCTCGAAACTATAACAGTGTCTATAACTGtgtttattgttgattttagaTTAATACAGATCTTTACTAAACATACTGAAAACAAGAATGTTAAATTAAGGTAAACTATTGCACTAGACATATTGCACATGGACGTAGACCTGTATATTCCCTGACTAAAATAACCTtgattaaaaatagtaaaagctTTCACATGatcactttatttaaaacaaaaagtacagtCTGTACAGTTCTTACagtattttaaattcaatttactAGAACAAATACTTGCAAGAAATATCGCATGGTGAGTGCAGCATAATTGGACTGCAGTGGGATCTCCATCAATTAAATAATCTTAACCTTTCTTCCAAACAGATCACGTATGTAGAGCAGCCCCTAAAAGACCCCACCCGTGCCTTGGGGACTTACGGTGTCAAGGATGGAGATGTGGTTGTTCTTCGACAAGCTGACAGAAGGCCTCCACAAACTCAACCAGCCTTTCCAGGTAACATGTCTGTTGACATTTCCTTTGACCAGCAGTCTGGCTTATTAGCTTTTAGGGCTTGACACACGGGAGGCAACGTCACTCCCTCTCCATTTATTTCCTTTGGAACTTTCACAATATGGTGACAATCGCTTGTCCTCCTCCAACCAAGCGACCGGCAAAATTTGCGCAAGTGAAATTTTTAACTTGTAGACGTGTACATGCAGGTTAGAAATGTGAAACCGAGTTGAAAGTGTGAAAGAGGTAGTATTAGGTATTTTCCAGGCATGCAGTGACATTTTTAGCATAATCAAGCAactatattaccttcagttcttataaaaaatgttgtttatatCAAGCATAACTTCAGACATTTGACTTCcctgccttgaaattgggtgtctgtctctttaagaagcttctgctctttctggCACTCTGCCTTCAACAATGCCTTTCCATTATGCCGTTTACAGCCGTTCTTTGGAGCGTTGGTCTGAGAAGTAGTTCATATGATTGGTTTCAATACCAAGCATGGTTTTGATTAGGGAATAAACATTATGGCATGATACAAAgcacaaaaagttgattttacatatttccCTCCCTTAAACTTTTGTCGCTGCTGCTGTCGCGTCCCATGCGTCAGGTTAGCTTCTGCCTTTCACTGTCACTCGTCGCTCCCTGAAGGCTGTTAACTCGGTGCATGTTTATGCCTGGAAGGATAATAAGCTCTGTTACGTGGTGGTGAGAAGGTCCCACGTTCAAGTCCcagtctttctgtttttccagtgCATGCGAGGGTTCTTAACAAGTTAAActgaaattacatttattgGTGTCCCTTAACTTCTTttaggtgtgaatgtgtgtgagcGTGGTTGTCTTTGTGTCGCCCCGTGTACTTTGCCTTTCATTCAGTGACCAGTGTTGATGGGCTCTAGACTCCTCCACCCCACCGCCACTGGGTGGAgtcgatggatggatggttgaaaAGTCTAACTTCTCTCCCTTTCTCCTTCTCATCAGGCCTGCCCCGTATCGACTTCAGATCCATCACAGTCCCTGGCACCTCATCTTCACCCAATCAACTTTCTGCCCCGCAGCCGCGGCAACAAGCTCCGCAGCAGCCACCGCCGCCGCAGCTGCACCCCACACAGCCTTCTACGCCAATGGCCTTCCGCGGCTCTTCGCCACAAGGCCTGGACAACCCCGCCTTACTACAAGAGATGCTATTATCCAATCCACACGAGCTTTCTCTGCTCAAGGAGAGAAACCCTCCACTTGCTGAGGCCCTGCTGAGTGGAGATTTAGGtgaacacattaaagtttttagTGCCTTAAAGCTTAAAGTGCCTTAATAACTGGggagttttttaaaattgaagttttaccaacacaaacttcaatataattttattattttatgtaggGTATAATTGAGAAGAGAAACAGTAGTATCTTCAAGTCAACACGTTTTTGAACAACCATTTGCTGCAATTTCAAGCATGTCTGCAATCTCCCATGTACAATTTTTGGCAAACAagatttttcattgttttttttactttcaaaaatgcctttcCTCTGGCTTGTTTTGCATAAAGATCAAATTGGTGGCATAAACTATTTATATGTGTTGTATCAACAGATTCCCAACTAGCAGTTATTTGAtccctctgtttttttgtttgtttgtttttttcagagcGTTTCACCAAAGTGCTGCTGGAGCAACAACAGGATCGAGCCAAAAGAGAGCAAGAGCGAATCAGACTTCTGACCGCTGATCCGTTTGATTTGGAAGCTCAGGCAAAGATTGAGGAGGACATCAGGTaggaaagcatttaaaaatcacTATAACTACTTACTACAATGCAATACAAAATACAACACAGCTCTGGTTCCACTGATAATGAAAGTGCAAAATTTGAACatgatttttgtaatttctaacCTAATTCAACCGTGCATTAAAATCCAGTGTTTGACCAGCATGTTTTAACTTTCCATTTTTCCCAGGCAGCACAACGTGGAGGAGAATATGACAATTGCAATGGAGGAGGCCCCAGAAAGCTTTGGACAGGTGGTTATGCTGTACATTAACTGCAAAGTCAATGGCCATCCTGTGAAAGCTTTTGTTGACTCAGGTAATGAACATAAAACCCTGTTGCCTGATAAAGTTTCTACAAGTTTGTTGGTCAAGAAACGGAGTGGTAATAAAACATGCGAGCGCTGAACAGTGGTTTAGTTTCAGCATGTTCAAAAATATCTTGGCTTCGAAGTTAGTGGGAATGTCACTTTTAGTTGATCAggatttgttttctatttaaatttacCTTTCTGTTTGTCGTTCTGTCATATTCGAATACAtgtaaaaagcaacattaaCTGACCAGCCATCAGTATCTGACTTTAGTGACAGTCATTAAAACTGACATTCAAGCATGAATTAAAACGACACAGTATGTTTGATACCGAAATTGCGCCTTTCAGTCCTGTTTTGTCAATTTTTGTCCTCCTTTTATccgttttttgtttgtcatgttaAGGAGCGCAGATGACCATCATGAGCCAGGCGTGTGCAGAGCGCTGCAACATCATGCGACTGGTGGACCGGCGCTGGGCGGGGATCGCCAAAGGAGTGGGCACTCAGAAGATCATCGGCAGAGTTCATTTGGGTAGACAGCTTCATATGAATAAAACTCttcaacatgttaaaatgtagTATATTAAAATACAACTAGAATGGTTTTATATTCGCTTTAATTTTACAATCCTTTGGTTGTGATTTAATAAGAGTGAAGCCATTAGaggctttttttctgcttgcagaatcaaatttttaaaatccaaacaagcaGAGCTCGGCTAAATGTAACTATTTGGATACTAAATGTCCTGATATTATCTGGTTCTgaagcagcagattttttttattttttattttctgaaaactgggtttatcatattgtttataatttattgtgataaagagattttatttattgttatcacaataaatatgaatttgtgatgttttaaaaactccCAAAACTCTCCACGTGGTTCGGATTGTTATTTTAACggttttctccactgtttgttcaatgaaaacattaataaacaacaatatttttgaatatatGATTAACCGGGGCcactgtgtgcagtttaatgCTACAAATAACACTTCTTTACATGACTGGTGTCATACATAAGTGTCCTAAATTGGATAGTTTTTCAAGgtcaatatttgtgtttgttgggcTATAATTACTGTGACACACAATCCTATGCCTTCCTTacaatattgtgataaaactttaagtctttattctcctttttctcCCTTCTAGCTCAGGTCCAAATAGAAGGAGACTTCCTTCCTTGTTCTTTCTCCATATTGGAGGACCAGCCGATGGATATGCTGCTAGGCCTGGACATGCTGAAGAGACATCAGGTTAGCTGTAttcaaaaagtatatttaaatgataaaataaataaataggataAAATTTCCTGAGATGAGTTATACCGATGACATTGTAATTTATCAAGGTGCACATGCAGAaaggctttgttttttgtttttttcgagATAATTTAGGGATGTTTTCTGTCCGCTTTTCCTCGTAGTGTTCAATCGACCTGAAGAAGAACCTGCTCATTATCGGCACCACGGGCACCGAAACGCGCTTCCTGTCTGAGGCGGAACTGCCGGAGTGCGCCCGGCTCGCGTACGGACCAGAAGGACGTGAGGACGCGCGTCCAGAGGAGATCGCTGACAGAGAACTGGCAGAGGCGCTTCAGAGATCTATACAAGAGAGTGGTAAGATGCTGTGTCAGCGCtctggtttcatttatttatatttttttttctttccagctcTGTTAGATTTACATTTGCATGTGCCACTTAAAGCTTCTTACTCTCAACCTCATTTACGCACTCATCTGAATTTCCAGTCACTTCATGTCATCACCTCGACAGTTTGAATGTGTTTCAAGAAAAAGATGAGATGAGATCGCTGCCAAATGAGATTAGGATTTAATGTCATCAGAACTAGGCTTCTGGTTACAGAGAAACGGACATTTATGAGGTGAAACGCAACTTCTGCATCTCGTCATTGGCGTAACGGGCCTGTCAGCTGTACCGCTCATGGTGGGTGTCTTCCTCTCTGTACCGAGTCAAAATCTGGAGGAAATCCCCTCCAAAATTATGCATTAGTGCCAACTTACAGTACGTTTTTATTATGCAAAGATATGAAAGTCTAGTATGAGCTTCTGCTGCGGTTGGCAGTTCAGATGGATGTCTGAGGAGCTCGACAGAACCACTCGGAACCGCCTACtcaataaactgaaaagaacaTGCCGTTCAAGCTGAGACGTAggaggttattttttttctaaatcagattaataaaatgcaaaccGAATATAAACATCCGTTGGCAggaatacaaaaacaacaagctggAGACGATTTTCCATCAACAGAAACTGTCTGGTAATTGGTGACTTGCGTTGCGTTTTGTGTTCTCTCTGAAGTGGGAATGTCAAAGctcataaacaaaaagaaatcaagcAGTGCTTCCCCAACTCGGAAAATTGGAGATCTGTGAGCAACAAGGCTTCTCcatgtataaaacataaaatcttcatgaaattattttcacttctgACCACCAAACTAGAGGAGCACGTCGttcttaagcttttttttttagggcaAGTGCCTTTGATGTTGTGGAGCCAAAAATTGGagagaaatatgtttaatacTCACTTTACTGTCACTCAGCTGGTCAGAAATTCACAGAATTAAATTGAGTCAATTTCAGCACactagtaaaaaaataaataaataatatgcacagaataaaaacaaagtgccAGATTTGTACTGATAACTCAAACAAATACTGGCTCGACAACAATCCAGGAAAAGTCAAACAGTGCaggttttcaaacaaacaaaatgaatgcaGCATCGttagaaatgttacaaaatattacataatatcTGTCATCTTATGAGTAAAACATCTTATCTTCACCAGTAAGTCTTCCTCAGTACTTAGACAACACAGGTGTGAAGCTTATGTAACATATATTACTTATTtcaatttttgaaataataaatactggattcaaagAAAAGTGGTGAAATAACCTTttttgaagtttcacaaatcagataaaagtttcacaaatcaccaacatggttttaaatattctgctattagagCAGAATAAAAAAGTCCATCTTTGAATAGTCTAgctgttgtagtttttaaactagaGTCGATTAAAGATGCGGAAGGTAGTGAAAAATTAGGTGTAATCGCCCTTTAGCCATTTCCTGAATCGGAAGCTGGAATcggaaaccaacttcagcttcgCCACCAGTTCCCACTTGTCAAACCGTGTGATCGATAGAAAGTTTTGATCCACAAACGCGTATCTGAAGGTTGAGAGGCAGATGAGTGAAAGACAGCATTATGGACATTTGCTACAGGCTTACCAAACGGCTAGAAGCCTGCCGGCAGCAGCGTCTCCTACCTTGGCTGGTGAGCAGCAGCCATATAAGCAGCAGCTGTCTGTTAAGACTCTGACGTGCAGCTGGTCATGTGACCCTGAAACCACGTGATCATTGACACACTGAATagtgtttggtttatttttgtgctaaagaaataaaaaaaaagagcattttgttttaaaataaatctttaaataaaactgaatctaacaaaaatggaaaaaaaatatcctggTTACACTTGCATATACTTAAATTAATTATGAGTATTataacattttgagattttgaaGATGCACTTAAAACATTTGGACTAATTATACAAGAGataatttcacagatttttcagAAACTAGAACCGGCTGCACTAATTTGAATTTGATGTAAATTTTCTGTATTCAGAGACTGAATTATAAATACTGGATAAAATACACACTTAGACTCTAATCTTTAAGGTTTACAAGCATTCTCCTTCTGACTGGACTTAATATTAATGTTACtgagtctggaaaaaaaagaacagttcaaGCTTGAGTTTGTGTAGAGAGCTTAAGATTGGGGTGATGGCAAAGAGCCCTTCCAATCTCAGATACAtggagttcatttaaaaaaattaatgatcAAAAACAGCAGTGGAAACATTTGTTAGCAATTATAAGAAGCGTTTCACTGctgttacattaaaataatgGTCAACTGTAGATGAATGAAGTCCCTTGGTTGAAAATATTGGATCAAACACAATGATTTCTTATGATCTGATAAAtgcagcagattttaaaagtaactGCAGTAAATTATGCTCAGCTTGTTCTCAGTCAGAGTAAAACAATACATAATaagattaaaagttttaataattgattGTAAACATTCAGCCGAAGTGACTTCATTCAGGAAGTCTTGTTCTGCGGTTGACTGACGAGTTTGTGAACATGCCGATGAAGAACCCGGCCTGGGCTCAGGTTGTTTTCAGATGACACTTTTCACATCTGACGTGTGTGAAAAGGCCGACAGTTTGGTTTGGTTGCATGCTCTGTGTGTGACTGCTAACTTTCTCCGTCCCTTTGCATGATGTGTGTGGTGTGTGCCCCTAACCCCTGAGCAGGAGAGCACTGATGCATTTGGAGACAGCTGAAGAGGGCCCGACCAACCAGGTACTGCAAACTCACAAGATCATTTCCAGAGCTAAGTCCATTGCTGTCgaatcatttagttttttattttgctgttattttgctGCTGTGTGGTTGTTGTacctttttatgtttacttATTGGTGTATTAAGTCTgaatttacaatatttaaaagtaGGAAAAGTGGCATTGCTCATGAGTTATTAGTGTGAGAGAGCTGAACATTCATAAATGTGGTTGAAACGTCGTCCAGCTGACTGATTCCCAGTTCTGTTTTCTCCCATATTA comes from the Gambusia affinis linkage group LG07, SWU_Gaff_1.0, whole genome shotgun sequence genome and includes:
- the ddi2 gene encoding protein DDI1 homolog 2 isoform X3 — translated: MLVTVFCAPRDRPETTFALDVSPELELRDFVALCELESGIPAGEIQITYVEQPLKDPTRALGTYGVKDGDVVVLRQADRRPPQTQPAFPGLPRIDFRSITVPGTSSSPNQLSAPQPRQQAPQQPPPPQLHPTQPSTPMAFRGSSPQGLDNPALLQEMLLSNPHELSLLKERNPPLAEALLSGDLERFTKVLLEQQQDRAKREQERIRLLTADPFDLEAQAKIEEDIRQHNVEENMTIAMEEAPESFGQVVMLYINCKVNGHPVKAFVDSGAQMTIMSQACAERCNIMRLVDRRWAGIAKGVGTQKIIGRVHLAQVQIEGDFLPCSFSILEDQPMDMLLGLDMLKRHQCSIDLKKNLLIIGTTGTETRFLSEAELPECARLAYGPEGREDARPEEIADRELAEALQRSIQESGEH